DNA sequence from the Osmia lignaria lignaria isolate PbOS001 chromosome 2, iyOsmLign1, whole genome shotgun sequence genome:
CGGCGGTGTGTAAAGTAGCGGAGTAAAAGGGGCGAGGAGGGAGGTGGTAGGAAGGTGGTTGCTGAGGAAGGGAGTGgaagaaagaggaggaaaagGGGGAGGGGAGAAACACGCTCTCCTCCGGTGCACTCTCTCGTGGTGACTCGAACCGGCAAAgtgctcgcgttcgtgaaagTCCACAGACGACTTTCAGGGTCGTCTGCTCCGCTCGTTCGGCCGAAGCCGGCTTCGTCTCGCGAAAAAGGAGCCACCAAAAGGGATATCCGAAGTACTCACTCGTCCGCTCGAAGGTGGCCAAAGAACCTCGAGGAGAAACTGCCACGACGGATCGAACCGTCTCCGTCTCTCCTTCGATCACCTTAGTTACACCACGTTATCGTCGAATCGATGAGATCGAGCCGCGACGCGTGTCTTCCTTTCTGTTGGTCTCGTTTTCCAGCTGGAACGTCGAAACGCGTCGTCGAGTTCCTTGACACCGCGAGCAATGTCGCTCGGTTCTTGAATCCAGCACTCGACACCGAGGCAGCTTCGTCGATACGCGATCGAATAACTGTGACTTCCGTCGCTTCTCTCGATTCTGTCTCGATCTCGAACGAGAAGTTACGCGCGTGACAAACTGGAATCGCGGACAGACCGATCGATCCGACCGACAAGCTGAAAAACAAGAAAGTTGAAAAGTGGACGGTGAAGGAAAGAGTGTCTGGAAGAAGAAGATGTCTCGTCTTCGTGGTTCTGGATCGTCGACGACGAAGGAAGGTACGAAGATCAACTCGTACCACAAGGATCATTTTCGCGACGAGCAAGAGGACGAAGCGGTAAAATCTTGTAAAAACGGGACGAATCGTTATCACTTTGGCATGCAGCAAAGGGACGAGGAGAGAAACGCTCGCAACCACAGGGAACACTCGAACGAAGATCCAGACTTGCTGTACAAAAAGAGCAAGCAACACTTCGGCGCCTGGGACATCAAGGACATCGTCCAGGACGAGAGTCAGAGATCGAGGAAGCTGAACGACAGACCGGAGGAATCTCGATTAACGAACGGTCGTTCGAAGAACCACTTCTCCAGGCCGGATCGTTACGAGGATGAAGTTGTGTCGCGAGACGATCGTGCCAGAACAGGATCCATCGATCGTGATCAGACTGGATCGTACCGATCGAGGAAGAAGGACGGTTGGGATCATTCAGACTCGAAAACTCCCAAGTATTCTCGATCGAGAAACGACGTCAAACTCGATTCCCAGCGAAACGACGAGAGAGATTTGCTTTTGAAAGAGATCGAGAGTTTGACTGTGGACGGAAGATCGCCGGATCGAAGGATCCGAGCGATGATCGAACGATTCAAGTGTCGCGAAGAGGACAAATTGAAATCGAGGATGGATCACGATTCTCTCAGTCCAGACAGAGAAGATTATCGACCGAAAACTGGTATCCGGGACGAGGATCGTAACAAAATTAGAATCCAGAAGGAGGATCGAGAGGACGATCGAAGATCCACCAGATCCAAGGCTCGAGAAACAGAGAAATTCGATCGCGAAGAGAACAGGAGTCGTTCCATCGATCGAAGAACAGAGAAATTCAACGATAACCCTAAATTATTCTCTGATAATTTAGAGAAAAATCATCAGAGACGATCCAAAGAACCCGAGGAGGATCATCCTCGTGTCAGAGACAGTCCAAAACGAAGAAGCTACGTCTACGATGGAAACCCGGAAGACTTCGATGTGCGAATACAACGATACGAAAGAGCCGTAGTAGAACCCAGAAGAGAACTCGAATCCTCCAGAAGAGTTTCGTTAAAAGATTCCGAAGGTGAGTTAGGTCGAAAGGAGTCGTTCAAGGATCACGATCGACAGGTGTCTAGGAAGAGTTCCTTCAAGTCTAACGATTCGAAAAAGAGCCACTCCAGAGACAGAGAATCGAATTCGACTAGAAAAACATCGTTCAAGGATCAAGAAAACGATCTGTACAGAAAGAACTCGTTCAAGGCTCAGGATAACGAGAGGAAGTATTTAGAGAAAAATCCCGAACACGTTTCGAGGAAGAGTTCGTTCAAAGATCAGCTCCAGGATACGGGAAGGAAGAATTCGTCGAAGGATTCGGATTACGGTAGGATCTCCTCGAAGAACCGAATCGACGAGGATGAAAGGAAACGATCGTTTAAAGGACACGCGGACGGTGTTAGTAGGATCACCTTCAAAGAACACGACGCTGAATCGGCCAGATACCAGCCGTGCAAGGAGCAGGATTCGGACATCGGCAGAGTAAGTTTCAAGGATCGTTCGAACGAGTTGTCTCGTAAGAACTCGTTGAAAGAGAAAACCGTCGAGTTTGCTGGAATCTCTTACAAGGATCACgaggacgacgaggacgaggagtCGAGCAAAGTGTCCTTTCGAAGACATTCACCGAATGGAAGATACGTCGAATTCGGTACGGTGTCTTATCAAAATCACGAGGACGAGTCGCCGGCCGGCAACGAGCGAGATTGCGATCTCGAGAGAGATCCAGAGACGTCGAAAAGACGTTGCTCCCCGAGGAGCAAGAGCCACGAGATGCTGGAGAAAAGACCGGGCAGACATAGCAGACCGTTGACGCCACCGAAACGAGACGATTCGAAGGATCGAGAGGAATTTAATTCCAAGTGTTGGCACGAGAGTAATCGTATCTTCGCGAGCAAGTATCTTCGAGAGAACAGCAAGTATCGGGCGAATCCTGATGGTCGTTCGGAGATCGAGCGAGATCCTTCGCCGGAAGTGTACGAAGAGGATGCTGAAAGGCGAGAACAACGATGCACGAAATTGGAACCGTACAATTTCGGTGGCGAGGATCGTCCTCGTGATGTGGACACGCGAAACGGTGCGACGATCATCAGGATTCGATCGAGTCCTGACACCACCGTCGAGAGGAGACGTCGACGTCGTCCTGTGCAGGACTCGTACTCTGGACGACGAAGACGTTACGAgatggaggaggaggaagacaccgacgaagaggaggaggatAGGCAGAGATCGACACGAGCGGATGATTCGACGATGGCGAGAGGTGTTTCTACACCCTCGAGGAGGGTCTGGAATTATCGCGAAGGGGTATGGCATTTTCATGAGTCGATCGCGTTCGATCGGTCCTTTATGGTTCAGAAGCGGGAAGCGATATTCATTAATCGATGGAGAAGATGAGGAAGAATTGATATATTTTACTTTGAAATTCTCGTCGCACTGTGTAATTCGTTTAGTTTAGTTTAGTGTCAAGTATTAGGTTGGCAATTGAATTCGTGCAGTTGCAGtgtgcaacaaatttctctgttCGATAGTGTGGCGATTATCAATTTATTTTGTCTGGATATTAAT
Encoded proteins:
- the Lmpt gene encoding four and a half LIM domains protein limpet isoform X1 — translated: MSRLRGSGSSTTKEGTKINSYHKDHFRDEQEDEAVKSCKNGTNRYHFGMQQRDEERNARNHREHSNEDPDLLYKKSKQHFGAWDIKDIVQDESQRSRKLNDRPEESRLTNGRSKNHFSRPDRYEDEVVSRDDRARTGSIDRDQTGSYRSRKKDGWDHSDSKTPKYSRSRNDVKLDSQRNDERDLLLKEIESLTVDGRSPDRRIRAMIERFKCREEDKLKSRMDHDSLSPDREDYRPKTGIRDEDRNKIRIQKEDREDDRRSTRSKARETEKFDREENRSRSIDRRTEKFNDNPKLFSDNLEKNHQRRSKEPEEDHPRVRDSPKRRSYVYDGNPEDFDVRIQRYERAVVEPRRELESSRRVSLKDSEGELGRKESFKDHDRQVSRKSSFKSNDSKKSHSRDRESNSTRKTSFKDQENDLYRKNSFKAQDNERKYLEKNPEHVSRKSSFKDQLQDTGRKNSSKDSDYGRISSKNRIDEDERKRSFKGHADGVSRITFKEHDAESARYQPCKEQDSDIGRVSFKDRSNELSRKNSLKEKTVEFAGISYKDHEDDEDEESSKVSFRRHSPNGRYVEFGTVSYQNHEDESPAGNERDCDLERDPETSKRRCSPRSKSHEMLEKRPGRHSRPLTPPKRDDSKDREEFNSKCWHESNRIFASKYLRENSKYRANPDGRSEIERDPSPEVYEEDAERREQRCTKLEPYNFGGEDRPRDVDTRNGATIIRIRSSPDTTVERRRRRRPVQDSYSGRRRRYEMEEEEDTDEEEEDRQRSTRADDSTMARGVSTPSRRVWNYREGGVLITDVEEGQPCLQCGETCSGFSPHTWRKNCTSCKCPREAHDVCHEEWVSVRSRLGLKGEESSSPSVFDPRAKGLAWAPPGLPAHKVDEYFSMLPEISVPRLGTPGERYRDRQLAIQLPKQDLARAYCRHLNPKHASSADDFMAARNEIALDIGSVQEVIERDVDCGACHTPIKYGSLAVSASKLGLLYHPTCFRCSECKELLVDLAYCVHDDTLFCERHYAEQLKPRCAACDELIFSGEYTKAMNKDWHSGHFCCWQCDESLTGQRYVLRDEHPYCIKCYENVFANGCEECNKIIGIDSKDLSYKDKHWHEACFLCNRCRVSLVDKQFGSKVDKIYCGNCYDAQFASRCDGCGEIFRAGTKKMEYKTRQWHEKCFCCVVCKNPIGTKSFIPREQEIYCAGCYEDKFATRCVKCNKIITSGGVTYKNEPWHRDCFTCSNCNNSLAGQRFTSRDDKPYCADCFGELFAKRCTACSKPITGIGGTRFISFEDRHWHNDCFICAGCKTSLVGHGFITDGEDIICPDCAKMKLM